A stretch of DNA from Echeneis naucrates chromosome 3, fEcheNa1.1, whole genome shotgun sequence:
TGCTGTGGGGACGTCTTGCCTCCTTGGTGaccatcttcttcttctccccgaTCAAAGGGATTTAGGCGGGTTTGACGGAACAGTGCAAGTCTCTCATCATACTCCATTTCATTGGCTACATCTGAAGAGGATTAAATACAGATACAATGTGTTTATAATTTGAAGAAGGAGAATATGGCAAGGCCAACCTTTAATGCAAGACAGTTTATTGTGCAGTGTATTCCTATTCAGATCCCAATTTAATTGTGCAGCTCAAtaaaaggacaataaaaaccCGCGTTGCATATCAAATTTACAAATGTGGCCTCAGGTAAATGTACAAAAGACATACTGACCAGGAAGCAGTCTCTTATTTTAAAGCTGGCTGAGAAGCTCTGATATTCTCATTGTGCTGCTTCCAAACATATATAGAGGAGGGAGACTATATTACCCAAACACTTTTCACCTGATAATGATATCAGATATTTGTATTGATTTATATTGATATTGgtatattcaaaatatattatattcaaTCAATATATTCAAATTCAATTAATCAAATGAAGTTTAGTGCTTGTATTTTGAGGAACTTACATaagaaaaatatgaagacaaaaagtatttcacattttgtgcaGCAGAAGTTATGATACTGTTTCTGTCCCTACTTGAGAAAGTAGGGACAAGCTTGAGAAAAATGGGAGCTTTCACTTCCTAAATTGCAACCCTTGTTATAACACAACTATCTAACTTCTGTTAAAAGCTGGACCTTAAAATGAAACACTAATGGCATCCTGTTTTCAAGCGCGGTGTTTTACTTCCTTTGATTAGTAAATCAATTTTGATGGAGAAGCTTGATGGAGTGGTGTAATTCTTCTCTCTACCTTTCACTAAAAATGCTGAAAGTCAAATTATGTGTTAAACCCTTACCGGTCCAGAGTCCTTATGAAAACAATGATTATCAAAACATTAACAAGACAGTGGTCAGCCAGCAATGATAAAAAAGAATCTTGACATTCAGACATTTGAGAGGAAATAGAAATGAGCTGGCTGACCAGCCAGGTTATACTAAAATTgcttaaattcatttttatttttctcatacATTGGCCCCATCTGAGGTGATTAGCCCTGTGGAGCAGGTTTTCTTTACAGGTTGCTCGATTCAGCTTTCCCTCTTCCCTGCCATGTTTGTGTCATAAGACCAGGGAAGATTGTTTCTCAAAGTCTCTGAGTACTTCATTACTTTTTGTGAAACCGAAGTGGGGTTTCCTTCCTCTTCGGCAATTTTACCATCAAGCCTATTTAGACACCCTCTCAAATCTCATAATTAAGGATACCTTTGAGGCACAGGAGCTATAGTTTACTGGTCAATGCAAAGATTCAGCAgatatttatataaattttgtaatattttaccATTATGAGGTATTGAGTGTCAAAAAAATTAACTTGAGCTTTTGAGTTACTAGCTGCAACATAACCCCAACTCTTACCCCCCTAACccaaacaagaggaaaaagagatgaTGTGAATTCTAATTGAATACTATGTTATGGTAATCGGTATAGTGGTTCCAAGGTGTGTGTTAATCAAAATGGCATCATATTTTATCAAACTGTAACTCTGCTGGTACTGGTACAGGCTTCAAAGAGCTTCAACTAACCGGAAGTCACCAGTAAACAATGATCAATAAGCTATTGAATATAATTTATAAAGATATGACCGCCATATGAAACACCAAATTAGAAAGATGTTATAGCACAAAGGCTTCATGTAAGAACCTCTAAACATCCTCTAAACAAGGTTTCATTTGACAGTCCAGCTGGTAACCGAAATGTTTTCAGTACCATGACTGAATCTGTAGGTTTTGGGGTAAAATCACCCCCCGATCTATaatcaacacaaaaaaggacaaCATCAACTACCAGCTAACGCTAGCTAGCTAACtagctttaaaaacaaaccaataatGTGCTAGTTTGATGCTAATTTAAACTGATTTACTGGCTCGGTGTTTCCGGCAGCTTACCCCGCTGTTGACCTTATTTTTCGTGGGGGAACTTTCCCTTGTAATATGAATTTGACAGCCgaagtgtgtgtttaattgGCTGCGATAGCTCCCgatgttgttttgtctgtcatCAGCAACGGCGCAAGGAACAACCCACCGTCAAAATACATGTATCCGGCAAAcgttttcaaattaaaactctTTGTTAGTAATCATGTACTAAGAATAGAAGATTACAGGAAACTTACCAAATAAAAATGACGAATTGCAATGTTTTCTGGGATTAGTAAAGACACAatgcttctgtttcttttcttacGGTGGTGTGTTAAACTAAAGTACGCATGCAAGTAATAAgtaatacttttattttgaaatgagatTTATGCTGGACTGTTCTACGGTCACCGAAAGCCATCACCTTCACCTAAAAAAGGTTGGACTTTTCACCCTGCTCCATGACATCTTATAAATGTAAAATCGCACTCTTCACTATAACTCTGATGGAAAATTTGAATTAAGTTTAAGTAGGCATGTTTGAAATCATGctttcattatcatttaaaattattacaAGTATTCACAGATTGGAAGTTCCTGGAAATtggaaattttatttggaagaTTACAGAGAGCGAAGGTGGTGGTAACCTgtagatgtgtgtctgtggtagTAAGACAGGATGTTTTTGCTAAAAGATCAGAATCCACTGGTATGCTTCCtacttttgaaacatttcatatgCTAACTCTTGATCAAGAACTGGTTTATCCGTTTATGTGTGCAACCATGTCATGACGTGAAAGAAAACTATTTCATATACAGAGTGAAGCCTGTGATAAACCAGAGAATGAAATTCTCCCTGTGTGATGAACAAAAATGCTGTTGCTCAGGAGAGACACTGTGTAAATGCCACTGCTCTCTTCTGAATAAAGAGATCTTCTGTTCAGTGATGGGAATTCTACTTGACAGAAGCATATGACCCAATTCAGACAAATCACAAATACAATTTTGTATAAGTATCATAGGATGCCTGGGAGAGTTAAACACACTGCAGCCACAAGAAAATATACAAGGCCCCAAAACCTTGATCAACGTGACAACAGATGCAtaacaacacaaccaaacagacaaagaaaataaaaaggccaAATAGTTCGTCTGGAACATGCTTTACTGAATGATTTGCAACTTATTGATGTTAATGAAGTTGAttactgggaaaaaaatgctaaaaGGTGACTTTTAACTTGAACCCAGGAGGAATATCGTgtacaaatgttatttttcatttggagaaggcattttcttattttttgtgtttttcctgttgtaTTACCTGTAGAGAGAATCCATCCTCTACACACATCATAATATAAACATGAAATACAGCAACATGAGCCTTCAGTTCACTGTATTTCACTGTATTTCAAAACTGGCTTTCatacagtttctcttctctggGGGAATGGTAAAATAGAGAGGAAATTGCAAAAAGGGGATAAAAGTCCTATTCACAATGGAAGCTACTCGTATGTGCACTAGTTATTATTCCTTGAATGAGTAGTATGGTTCTATTGCTAGTAAAAAGCAATGGAACCATAACGACTGATAAGCCTCTAATTGTaagttgttggtgttttttttttttttttgaaaagcaaaacaactgCCAATTGTCTTATTTTAGTGTATTCTGTCATTTCACTCTTTCGGATTTTAAATTGTCGGTTAGGGCCAATTTAAGTCTTGAGAATTGGCAATTTAATATCTATAAAATCTGAGTTTGTTTATTAAGTTCTATTTGTGTCATTGCTTGAGCACCAGAGCGCTGGTTTCTTGCCTTGTggaaaattttgaatttttataGCTTCAGTATGTTCATTGTTTGGATGGCAGCTGTCGAGGTTTGTCTTTGCAGTGAACAGAGCTTCTTTGTGAAGGGAAATTAAGAAAGAAGTCATAACTGCAACTGTAAACATGATGGTCACTCCCAATGATACACTTTGGTCATGCTTTGAGCTAATCAGTAATAATTACTGTCAAGTGGCATTCCCGTGACTTGTCTAAATATGCTTCAATTATGTGATCTATTTATTGATAATATGTGGCAGGTTATATCGCATGCTGCTTTTTAGCACCAGGGGgaagaatttttatttaacttcaGATATCAAAACTGTGATATAAACTTTCATTGAATTATTCCTGAAGATGCACATGGCCGAAAGTTCAACCTATCCATTTTGGGTATAATTTTAAACCATTAAGACTTCAAGTTTCTTACTTGAGAACTAGATGAAGCTTTAGCTGCAGCTTGAATTCCCCTCattatgtatgtatggatgGATAAATAGATTGATTACAGTTAGCAACCTACATTAATGTAAACATGTGAACATGAACTATCATATTTCTGCATGGTTTATAaccaaagaaattaaatgagtgTTTTAGTGTTTGCAGAGCATCTGATTGTGAGAtctgtgagttttttttttcccattcactGGGAAATAAATGTCTGTGCATTTTAGGCTCAAATGCAGATTCATGATGACATTTCATCTTTTCTAAAGCAAAAACAGCCACTTTGAGTCTAAAATGTAGGTCTTGTTTACAACAAACCCACAGGATCACAAAAAATTAGATAATTTATTTAGGAttaacaaagaaatgaaactaaaacagCATAAAAATTGCAATATTCTCAATTTCAAGAGACACACATCCCATTACACATTTCAGGGCAATTTAAAGGACCCTGAACATTGAAATTGTTGATAAACTGTAGCCTGTCTCAGAGCAATAATTTGGTTTTGGACATTTGTGTCTGTTCCAGCTAAAGTGAAAAACATAAATAGGTTTAATTCcagtgttttctcttcttttcagtAAACTACATCCAACAAAAACGTCTCCACAGGcaacacttttatttgtttgaccCACACATAGCGTCCTTTAATAAATGCTTcctcttttcacatttctgctttctctcAATATATCTTTGATATGCTTTCTTTCATAAACTGTCTGATGCCTCAGGCCTACCCTCATAGTGGCCATCATGggattttagattttttcttttccttcaatCATCAAGATATTTTTTTGGAGGAGTAGCCTAATTGCCACACGCAACAAAGTAGCCTGCAATAAGCCTGTTCTGACTATCCAAAGCAGCATGTAAGACTAACTATAAAgctttcctttaattttcttttttaatctcttctTAATCTCACCACCCTGGATGCTTTTTTGAATGTATCACTGAATTAAATAAACTGAGTTCTAGAAGAAGTTATGTCAGCATATATCCTTATTATTTGATGCACAAATAACATGTGAGATGGAGAACAAGTCATTAATTTCTATAACACATCACATTATCTTTTCAGCATTGCATGTTCCAGCATATATTAAACACTTTAGATGACTTAACTACAAGctatattcaaaataaatccaACTTTTTCTAATGTGGAGACTTTGTTCGggttaatttcaaataaaaataacccaATAATCGTCACAGTACTATTGCATTTCAGTTTAATGAAGCAGAGCGATATAACACATTTCCAGTGCACGCTTTTAAGTCTCTTTAATTGGTTCATTGATGGCTTTTAAAGATAAATCTTAACATACCAACCACATTTAAACCAACAAAAGGTGGTATTTTATATACAAGAAAAGAGGGGGGAGCGGATACATGAAACAACAACCTGCTTATCAGTCACTACAATTTAGTTCAGTGACCTACTTACTTTACTGAACAAAATAAAGATCCATCGGAGTTGAGTCATTATCAGAtcaaatgatcaaatgttttaCAGTGCATGAACCGGAGACAAGACTGATGCACTGCTCCAATAAATagacatgcaaataaaatgtcatctttAAATCCAGTATAACATACAGTTTATAGACGTCTTGATCGTATATCTCTTCAATCTCGTCCATTATGTACAGTGTTAGACAGCATCAACTGAGAAGAACGAGTTTCTGAGCATTCAGGAAGAACAAGGACACTGAGTTCGTGGGATGGGTGGGGCTCTGCAACTCGATTCAATTCCTTTTAAAACTATATCAACATATGATTATATAAAATAGAATGATTTTTTACAACGCACGAAccatgttatttttcttctcaggCAAAATGAACcagtttaaagattttttttgatTCTCGCGAAAAGAAGTGCTACgaatttgaacatttaaattattagtaatttttttcatttaattgagGTTAGTGAACATTTTCGgtaaaattgttttcatttgtttattaatgAGAGGGGACATTGAACAGTTTCAGCTTTCAGGCATTTCTTGTGTCAGTTCTGCACTCAACTGTGAATTCCGGGTTAAACGTTGCCTACATGTCTGCAGCGGTGATTATTATCATGAGTCATGGAGCTCATAATCCCTGATGACCCGTCTGAAGGAGAAGAGATGGACGCCTTGGCATGATCCCTTCCCTCGGCTCCTTCTCCCGGGCAGGCTTGCTTGAGGTCACATGCCGAGGCACCATGAACACAGGACCAGCTCCTGGAGGGTTTTCCGCAACTCCTGGCTCCGGTAGGCGTAGATGAGCGGGTCGATGAGGGAGTTACaaatgatgaggatgaggaagaggttGAAGTTTTGGAAGAAACAGTTGCAGAAAGAACTGGTGGGGCAGGTGAGGATGAGAATGAGGTGGAGGAAGAACGGGCCCCAGCATATTATGAAGACTCCGAGCAGGATGGTGAGGGTGATCGCCCCCTTCATGCTGGTGGACTGACGCCGGCTCTTGTTGAAAGCCGTGATTCGGCGGGAATGCACGTGGGCCAGCAGGAACATGTGCAGGTACAACACGGCGTTGAACACCAGCGTGGTGCAGAAGAAAGTCACTAGGCACACGATGACCGCGTTGTCGGTGTGGTAGACAATGAAAAGGATGCTGGAGGTGATGCTGGCCAGCCACACCACCGCGATGATGGTGACGGCGCGCTGAGTGGTCATGATGCTGTGGTAGCGCAGCGCGTAAAAGATGGTGATGTACCGATCGGCGGCGATCGTgcacaggaaggagagagaggacaccaCCGAGCTACAGATCATCATGTCGATGACGTTGTCCAGGTGGCGCAGCATGCCTGGGTGCAAGTCCAGCAGCCCGTTGTCGTGGAGGAGCATGAATACAGTCTCCACCACGTTGCTGACGCTGACCAGCATGTCGGAAACCGCCAGGCAGCAGATGAAGTAGTACATGGGCGAGTGCAGGTTGCGGTTCTTGATGATGGCCAGGATGACCAGGATGTTTTCCACCAGGCTGATGAGCCCCAGCGTCAGGAAGAGCTCCTGCGGGATCAGGATCTGTACGCAGTCCAGCGAGTGGCGTTCGGCGCCGGTGGAGTTCGCGTCTTTCTCCACCAGCTCGTCATTTCCCGAACTCAACTCCACGTGGAGGAGATGCGGATTATGGAGGGACCCGTTGGTCATTTCCATATCTGccttgtgattgtgtgtttgcaggatcCTAGAGTGTCAAACAGCAGTTGTGGTCAACTTTCATCAGTTTTGTGTGGACGATGCTCCGGCATCTGCTGTTGCAGTCGGGTTGCCCACAGCTGGTTAAAAAGAAAGCATTTAGATGTCGAAGCCACCGACACGTCGACTGTTTGATATCTCCAAAGTGcactttaataaaatataattatatcaTTATCATCTGAGCCATTGAACACCACAGGTAACTCAGCTGCTGGAGTGTGGAGCCTTTTTACGCGCGGCGCGGTCCGGACAGCCGGCGCggttctttccttttttttatcttgataAAATGAGCGTTTCCTCGGAAGTCTTCTTGTCTGCGGTTGCAACTTGTCCAGCACAGAGATTCATAAAGTGTGTCTGTACACTGAGGCGTTGCGCTCACAATTGATCTGCTTTCATTATCATAGTGCGCCAGCGTCCAAGATCCGCCAGACTCTTCTGCATCTGTTCAGACCACTAAACATGATGAGAGTCGACAGAGTCTCTTTGGTCTCTGAAACTAGAGACACTGACTTGCTTGAACATTTTTCATAATGATGCTGGAGCACGGAGTGCTTAAGTCGACTCCTCCTCTCAGCGATACGTCAGCTGGGCTGCGGCTCTGTCTGAGAAGAGGTTTCACACAGTAACGGTCAGTTCTTACCAACAAAActattatataaataaaaaacacttgaTTTGGAAATCTTGTATTGGCATCCTGATCATAATCAGCCCACTACTGAAACCATAGTAAAGGGTGAATTCACCATGAACACTGCTGAGGCCGCTGGCTACTGTATCTTTTCGCCCTCAGGATGAAACCAAAGAAACCTAATTCTGGTTCTGTTTGAACCAGCTAATCGAATGGCTTTTCTTTCAAACTTTGAAATATTTGATAATTGTTCCATCTCTGTTTCTGCCAACAGCGCTCGATTTATTGGCCGcagcagaggacagaaagagaatTTTGTTCACTTCAAACTTCTGAGGTATTATTAGcattataataatattagtaTTTGGATGTCgttatgtttgtttggttttgttttcacaggacagtcaaataaatccaaaatgacACCCAGAGCAATTTTGAACACGTCACTAAAACAGCTAATAAAAAGTTATTAATATGCATATATAAGCTGGTTCATGAAGAAAACGCGAGCCCGTCCTTAAATGCACTTCCTTATAAATACCAACTTTTCTCGATGATGTAGGCCTGCTGTTTACGGTTAGTGTGCTGTAAAATACGAGCGCTTATTTGAATCAAATCTTGCAATATATATTTCTGTCATGAAGAACAAACTCGGGTTTGTGACTTTAAGTAAAAAATGTTCATCTGAATAAAGCATGGTAATCGTACATGAAGTGTAAAAACATGTGACGTTATGCGGTATTACTGGCCCAGAGAAAACATAAAGGAAACAATCCATTCGGTGTTTTCCATCTGAGTATAGaattgcaactgttgtttatgGATTGTAGACGTGCACTGATGTGAAAGCATTTCTATCCTGCTGATGTGTCACATGAAAAGTTCCTACAGGCTCAACCATAGCTGCAGGTAAACTATGAACAATGACATCATTTTACCATCAAATATACTCACAGATCATGTGGCTCTCAGCAAAAATTACTGTATAGATAATTACAGTGGATTGAGATGCCTGTAGGCTGACcctttttaaatcatttgtatttttaatgagaATAAGtatattttgtcaaaaaaataGAGAGATGTATAAAATGGATATGTATATTTATACCAACCGATATTTTTTATGTGACCTCTGAGTGGTTTAACTTGAAAACAGAATAAGCATGAGACTCACTCTTATGTTTGCTAGATGAATGATAAATTGATTCATATACGGTGTTCAGTGTAAATGAAAAGtatcattttaaacaatatctCAATGAACACGAAaacaattttcaaaatgttgacaagaatAAGTTTTATATAACATCTGTTTAACTTATAACATGAAAGTAAGGTTAATAATACAACTTAGATtacacatttcagttttactcAAATTAGGGCGACGCAAAAGTGAGTACATCCACAACAATAACTGTACATCTAGTACTCTGTATGGCATCCATGACTTAATGGCAGCACCAAGTCCGCTAGGCATGGAATGAACAAGTTGGTGATATTTGCAACATAACATAACAGATGTTATATTAAACTAACTCTTGTCAGCATATTGGAAATTGTTTTTTTGGCTGTACCTCCTCATCTAGATTTTCCCTTACATCCATCTCAGCATCCGACCGCAGAgttaaatatgatgaaaaagGGTAAGCATGTTGGTGACAGATAACAGATTGGAAATAATGTTTTGGTAGT
This window harbors:
- the mc1r gene encoding melanocyte-stimulating hormone receptor; this translates as MEMTNGSLHNPHLLHVELSSGNDELVEKDANSTGAERHSLDCVQILIPQELFLTLGLISLVENILVILAIIKNRNLHSPMYYFICCLAVSDMLVSVSNVVETVFMLLHDNGLLDLHPGMLRHLDNVIDMMICSSVVSSLSFLCTIAADRYITIFYALRYHSIMTTQRAVTIIAVVWLASITSSILFIVYHTDNAVIVCLVTFFCTTLVFNAVLYLHMFLLAHVHSRRITAFNKSRRQSTSMKGAITLTILLGVFIICWGPFFLHLILILTCPTSSFCNCFFQNFNLFLILIICNSLIDPLIYAYRSQELRKTLQELVLCSWCLGM